A region from the Arcanobacterium buesumense genome encodes:
- a CDS encoding DEAD/DEAH box helicase, producing the protein MADATTFANLNLPEELLNAVTDLGFTTPTAIQEQAIPLLLEGRDVLGVAQTGTGKTAAFALPMLAHVDAHNRQVQALVLAPTRELALQGADAIETFAAQTGGLDVVAVYGGSAYGPQLGALRDGAQVVVGTPGRVMDMIDRGALDLSTIRYFVLDEADEMLRMGFAEDVEKIASGLPQERISALFSATMPKQIRFVAEKHLKNPVEVQVSSPSSTVDTITQTYAVVPTRHKIGALARVLATTEADAALVFVRTRATAEDLAIELTTRGVQAAALSGDVAQKDREKLVDRLRHGSIDVLVATDVAARGLDVERIGLVVNFDIPREVETYVHRIGRTGRAGREGTALSFVTPKEKQRLRRIEKVTHTHMKQVELPTPAEVSGLRARKLLAQAVERHSVGRLHVYDEIISEFVAAQEDAQSDGMELLSLADLVAALLALGVRDPGPQSGDEPDKLTVGFSNDDDRRERRGRRDDRGGREDRGRRSDRGGFDEPGTTYRVEVGRRDGVAPGAIVGAMTNEGGLRGSQLGKIDIFPSFSLVHVSNELDTATLRRIAKARVSGRTLDITKDSGPRGGHRSFDDNSDEAGLRKYRADRKFGEERSQRRHSQPDRRGSFKKLHRKGSWTSDRRSYQDSY; encoded by the coding sequence ATGGCTGATGCCACTACTTTTGCTAACCTGAACCTACCAGAAGAACTTCTCAATGCAGTTACTGATCTAGGTTTTACAACACCAACTGCTATCCAAGAGCAAGCAATTCCGTTGCTTTTAGAAGGACGTGACGTCTTAGGCGTCGCCCAGACCGGAACCGGCAAAACTGCTGCTTTCGCACTTCCAATGTTGGCACACGTCGATGCGCATAACCGACAGGTGCAAGCTCTTGTTCTAGCACCTACCCGCGAACTAGCCTTGCAAGGCGCCGACGCAATTGAAACTTTCGCTGCTCAAACTGGCGGTCTCGACGTCGTCGCTGTTTATGGCGGTTCGGCTTACGGCCCACAGCTGGGAGCACTTCGCGACGGCGCTCAAGTTGTCGTCGGTACCCCTGGCCGTGTAATGGATATGATTGATCGTGGTGCGTTAGACCTCTCAACAATCCGTTACTTTGTTTTAGACGAAGCTGATGAAATGCTACGCATGGGCTTCGCTGAAGATGTTGAGAAAATCGCTTCCGGTTTGCCACAAGAACGCATCTCAGCTCTTTTCTCCGCTACTATGCCGAAGCAAATTCGGTTCGTCGCTGAAAAGCACTTAAAGAATCCAGTGGAAGTTCAGGTTTCTTCACCGAGTTCCACCGTCGATACAATTACTCAAACCTATGCGGTTGTCCCAACCCGTCATAAGATTGGCGCATTAGCTCGCGTGCTCGCCACAACCGAAGCAGATGCTGCGTTAGTTTTCGTGCGCACTCGCGCTACCGCAGAAGACCTTGCCATTGAGCTGACCACCCGTGGCGTACAAGCTGCAGCTTTGTCTGGCGATGTCGCGCAAAAAGATCGTGAAAAACTCGTTGATCGACTTCGCCATGGATCTATCGATGTTCTCGTGGCTACTGACGTGGCTGCTCGTGGACTAGACGTCGAGCGTATTGGATTGGTCGTTAATTTCGATATTCCTCGTGAAGTCGAAACATACGTTCATCGTATTGGACGTACCGGGCGCGCTGGCCGAGAAGGTACCGCACTTTCATTCGTCACACCGAAGGAAAAGCAACGGTTACGCCGAATTGAAAAGGTTACGCATACGCACATGAAACAGGTGGAATTACCAACACCTGCTGAAGTTTCTGGACTACGTGCCCGTAAACTCCTTGCCCAAGCGGTAGAACGCCACAGTGTTGGTCGCCTACATGTTTATGACGAGATTATTTCTGAATTTGTTGCCGCACAAGAAGATGCTCAAAGCGACGGCATGGAATTACTCAGTCTTGCCGATCTCGTTGCTGCGCTACTTGCGTTGGGTGTTCGAGATCCGGGACCACAGTCTGGTGACGAACCAGATAAATTAACAGTCGGTTTTAGTAACGACGACGATCGACGCGAACGTCGTGGCCGGCGTGACGATCGCGGGGGTCGCGAAGATCGTGGCCGCCGATCCGATCGCGGAGGATTTGACGAACCTGGAACTACTTACCGAGTTGAAGTTGGCCGGCGTGACGGTGTAGCTCCTGGAGCTATCGTTGGAGCGATGACTAACGAGGGTGGCTTACGAGGTTCTCAGCTCGGTAAAATCGACATCTTCCCGTCCTTCTCTCTCGTTCATGTCAGCAACGAACTCGATACAGCAACACTACGTCGAATTGCTAAAGCTCGAGTTTCAGGACGCACATTAGATATCACAAAAGATTCTGGTCCACGGGGTGGTCACCGTTCATTTGATGACAACAGTGACGAAGCCGGATTACGTAAGTACCGTGCAGATCGTAAATTTGGCGAGGAACGTTCCCAGCGTCGTCATTCGCAACCTGATCGCCGTGGATCTTTCAAAAAGTTACACCGCAAAGGTAGCTGGACTTCTGACCGTCGTTCCTATCAAGACTCTTACTAA
- a CDS encoding MFS transporter → MTSASTNTSEVRVSRNLERWILILAIVFISLAAFQTMAATTAMPYIVEILGGKHLYALAAGIVFAAQLMTTALSGPWVDARGPKPSFFTGAALAMVGLTIAALAPNIETIVIGRALQGLGSGLLVVPLYVLVGNFIAKERQPRYFAAFATAWVIPSLVGPFLAGVLVEYLSWRWVFGFTPIIFLLTVPLAWSQFKALPAHDNRQPLRALNTFYLASGASIGIGALLVASSNNGHPDLKTLALLVIGMILVIAFAPLLLPEGTFKARRGVPSTVLLRGTANGCLMAVEIYLPLILKELHGWSATRAGFVLTMSAISWALASQLQGRITSEKRRARIPYIGIAMQLTGTLIVFPAVLPSVTGIVVLIGWFIAGFGLGYLYPALTVHALALTPLQRHGEVSAALQIADTLGAAFLIGIAGIAYAISHGLGAFAYGIPILIMLIILIGAMALTNRIQPANV, encoded by the coding sequence ATGACGAGTGCATCAACCAATACTTCCGAAGTTCGCGTTTCACGTAATCTTGAGCGCTGGATCCTCATTCTGGCTATTGTCTTCATTTCGCTTGCTGCCTTTCAGACTATGGCAGCAACAACGGCAATGCCATATATCGTAGAGATTCTTGGCGGCAAGCATTTATACGCCTTGGCAGCCGGTATTGTTTTCGCTGCGCAGCTGATGACTACTGCCCTATCTGGCCCGTGGGTAGATGCGCGCGGTCCCAAACCTTCATTTTTCACCGGAGCTGCACTCGCAATGGTGGGGCTAACGATCGCTGCTCTCGCACCAAATATTGAAACCATCGTCATCGGTCGCGCCTTGCAGGGCCTTGGTTCTGGCCTCCTTGTTGTACCGCTATACGTTTTAGTAGGCAACTTTATAGCTAAAGAACGCCAACCTCGTTATTTTGCAGCCTTCGCAACTGCGTGGGTAATTCCTTCGCTTGTTGGCCCATTCCTCGCCGGTGTATTGGTTGAATACTTGTCATGGCGCTGGGTTTTTGGGTTCACACCAATAATTTTCCTCCTTACTGTTCCCTTGGCCTGGTCACAGTTCAAAGCCTTACCAGCACATGACAATCGCCAACCGTTGCGTGCGTTAAATACCTTCTACCTTGCAAGCGGAGCAAGCATCGGCATCGGAGCACTGCTCGTTGCTTCATCTAACAATGGTCATCCGGATCTAAAAACTCTTGCGCTCTTAGTTATCGGCATGATTCTCGTGATCGCCTTTGCTCCTTTACTTTTACCTGAGGGAACATTTAAAGCTCGACGAGGCGTACCCTCAACTGTTCTTTTACGCGGGACAGCAAATGGTTGCCTGATGGCAGTAGAAATATATTTGCCACTTATTTTGAAAGAGCTTCACGGCTGGTCCGCCACCCGTGCTGGTTTCGTTCTGACGATGTCTGCTATCTCTTGGGCACTGGCTTCCCAACTTCAAGGCAGAATTACCTCAGAAAAACGTCGCGCACGTATCCCGTACATCGGCATCGCTATGCAGCTGACTGGCACTCTCATTGTTTTCCCTGCAGTATTGCCTTCAGTGACTGGAATCGTAGTACTCATCGGATGGTTTATTGCTGGTTTTGGATTGGGCTACCTCTACCCTGCTTTAACTGTCCATGCTCTTGCACTCACTCCACTCCAACGTCACGGTGAAGTTTCTGCCGCATTACAAATTGCAGATACCTTGGGAGCAGCTTTCCTCATTGGCATTGCAGGTATCGCCTACGCGATATCTCATGGACTGGGAGCATTTGCTTACGGAATCCCGATCTTAATCATGCTAATAATTCTTATTGGTGCCATGGCATTAACAAACCGAATCCAGCCCGCCAACGTGTGA